The following are encoded in a window of Rosa chinensis cultivar Old Blush chromosome 4, RchiOBHm-V2, whole genome shotgun sequence genomic DNA:
- the LOC112198611 gene encoding LRR receptor-like serine/threonine-protein kinase GSO1, protein MAAQTNLNITTDRSALLALKAHITSDPQNMIFTNWSTTTPVCNWVGVICGARHHRVTELNLSYFGLAGTIPPELGNLSLLVDLDVQNNSFQGTLPQELARLRRLKFINLGYNKFMGVIPSWFGSLSKLQGFSLFGNQFAGSIPATIFNLSTLQIINLSYNQLSGRIPREIGNLTTLKAIYLGHNNFKEIPNEIGTLNQLEKLFVQENSLKGTIPMTVLNMSSLTTLYFYENNLNGRIPDNICQHLPKIQELNLGWNQFDGPLPSKLWQCKQLVVLNLEDNKFSGRIPKYIWNLTQIKRIEFGTNSLTGPIPYEIGYLRNLEELILFENNLNGHIPSSIFNISTIIALDLGVNQLSGSLPANIGLGLPNLEGFFVGANHLNGVIPKSISNASKLWNLDLGGNCSLRGTIPSDIGNLSSLILLGLEFNQLSGPIPGSMGRLHNLQALYMDNSTLRGYIPDEVCQLENLSDLDLSQNQLSGSIPSCLGNLTTSLRSLSLGSNLLNSTIPSSLWGLTNILKINLSSNSLIGPLPGGVGNLKVATYIDVSYNQLSGSIPSSVGSLSSLINLSLAHNNLEGPIPSSFATCVSLERLDLSQNSLSGVIPKSLEALSYLKYLNLSFNILQGKIPTGGHFKNFSAESFTSNRGLCGASQFQVPPCKRKTSMSILKYVIPGILSAMLLAISIFWMLMFRRKKNAKAATHTILMPQVLWRRVSYQELLSATDGFNESNLLGTGGFGSVYKGTLSDGIDVAIKVFNLELEGAFTSFEVECEVLSNVRHRNLVKVISCCSQIDFKGLVLNYMPNGSLEKWLYSQNSSLNIMQRLDIMIDVALALEYLHHGYEVPIVHCDLKPSNILLDDDMVAHVADFGIARLLGGGDSMTQTMTLATIGYIAPEYGMEGIVTRRGDVYSFGIVVMETFTRRKPTDEIFIGEMRLNQWVANFLVADAIVEVVDASLLGSEEDHDFVSKRECLSSIMRLAVACSAESPEERINMQEAVATLKTIKNKFSKDTIAGGVVLNRRPVS, encoded by the exons ATGGCAGCACAAACCAACCTTAACATCACCACAGACCGATCTGCTCTTCTTGCTCTCAAAGCCCATATCACAAGTGACCCTCAAAACATGATCTTTACCAATTGGTCAACCACCACCCCTGTTTGTAACTGGGTTGGAGTCATTTGTGGTGCACGCCATCATCGAGTCACAGAGTTGAACCTCTCTTACTTTGGTCTTGCGGGCACCATTCCTCCTGAGCTAGGCAACTTATCATTGCTTGTTGATCTGGACGTCCAAAATAACAGTTTCCAGGGTACCTTGCCTCAGGAATTGGCTCGCCTGCGCCGGTTGAAGTTTATTAACTTGGGATACAACAAATTTATGGGAGTGATTCCATCATGGTTTGGGTCCTTGTCCAAACTTCAAGGATTCAGCTTGTTCGGTAATCAATTTGCAGGTTCCATACCAGCTACCATCTTCAACTTATCTACTCTGCAAATAATTAATCTGAGTTATAACCAGCTCTCAG GTAGAATCCCTAGAGAAATTGGGAACCTGACAACGTTGAAGGCGATCTACCTTGGACATAATAATTTTAAAG aaattccaaATGAGATTGGCACCTTGAATCAACTAGAAAAGTTGTTTGTGCAAGAAAATTCCTTAAAAGGGACTATTCCAATGACTGTCTTGAACATGTCATCTTTGACTACTTTATATTTCTATGAAAACAACTTGAATGGTAGAATTCCCGACAATATATGTCAACATCTTCCAAAAATTCAAGAGTTGAATTTGGGTTGGAATCAGTTTGATGGTCCACTTCCATCCAAGTTATGGCAATGCAAACAACTTGTTGTATTAAACTTGGAGGATAACAAGTTCAGCGGAAGAATACCCAAATATATTTGGAACTTAACCCAAATAAAGAGGATTGAGTTTGGCACCAACAGCTTGACAG GTCCTATACCATATGAGATTGGTTATCTTCGAAATTTAGAGGAACTGATACTCTTTGAGAATAATCTAAATGGCCATATCCCATCCTCAATCTTCAATATATCCACAATAATAGCATTAGATCTGGGAGTTAATCAGCTTTCAGGTAGCCTCCCAGCAAACATAGGCCTTGGGCTTCCAAACCTAGAAGGATTTTTTGTAGGAGCGAATCACCTCAATGGAGTAATCCCCAAATCCATCTCCAATGCTTCTAAGCTCTGGAATCTAGACCTGGGAG GAAACTGCAGCTTGAGAGGTACCATCCCCAGTGATATAGGCAACTTGAGTAGCTTGATACTTTTAGGCCTTGAATTCAATCAATTGAGCGGGCCAATTCCAGGCTCAATGGGAAGACTACATAATCTTCAAGCTTTGTATATGGATAATAGCACATTGCGAGGATACATTCCAGATGAAGTTTGTCAACTAGAAAACTTAAGTGATTTGGATTTGTCTCAGAATCAACTCTCTGGTTCTATACCTTCCTGCTTGGGCAATctaacaacatctctaagatctCTATCCTTAGGATCTAATTTGTTGAATTCCACAATCCCATCTTCCTTATGGGGACTTACAAATATCTTGAAAATAAACTTGTCATCCAATTCTCTAATTGGACCTCTACCAGGTGGTGTTGGTAATTTGAAAGTTGCTACATATATAGATGTATCATACAACCAATTATCTGGTAGTATACCAAGCAGCGTTGGGAGTTTATCGAGTTTGATCAATCTCTCCTTAGCACATAATAATCTAGAAGGCCCTATTCCAAGTTCCTTTGCAACCTGTGTAAGCTTAGAACGATTGGATTTATCTCAGAACAGTCTTTCTGGAGTGATTCCAAAATCTCTAGAAGCACTCTCATATCTCAAGTATCTGAATCTGTCTTTCAACATACTCCAAGGAAAAATTCCAACTGGTGGTCATTTCAAAAACTTCTCTGCTGAATCATTTACTTCAAACCGTGGACTCTGTGGTGCATCCCAATTTCAAGTTCCACCATGCAAAAGAAAAACTAGTATGTCTATCTTGAAATATGTTATTCCGGGGATCTTGTCAGCAATGCTTCTAGCGATCTCCATATTTTGGATGTTGATGTTCCGCAGAAAAAAGAATGCGAAAGCTGCAACACATACTATCTTGATGCCTCAAGTTTTATGGAGACGAGTTTCATACCAAGAGCTCCTAAGTGCGACAGATGGATTCAATGAAAGCAACTTACTTGGTACAGGAGGTTTTGGTTCAGTATATAAAGGAACATTGTCAGATGGGATAGATGTTGCGATAAAGGTTTTCAATTTGGAGTTAGAAGGGGCATTTACAAGTTTTGAGGTTGAATGTGAAGTGCTAAGTAACGTTCGTCACCGAAATCTTGTCAAAGTCATCAGTTGCTGCAGTCAAATTGATTTCAAAGGTCTTGTATTGAATTACATGCCTAATGGGAGCCTTGAGAAGTGGTTGTACTCTCAGAATTCTTCTTTGAACATAATGCAGAGGTTGGATATAATGATAGATGTTGCATTGGCATTGGAGTACCTTCATCATGGTTATGAAGTACCTATTGTCCATTGTGATTTGAAGCCAAGCAACATCCTACTAGATGATGATATGGTTGCACATGTTGCTGATTTTGGTATTGCGAGACTCTTGGGTGGAGGAGATTCTATGACTCAAACCATGACCCTAGCCACAATTGGGTATATTGCTCCAG AGTATGGAATGGAAGGAATAGTGACCAGAAGAGGGGATGTGTATAGTTTTGGTATTGTTGTGATGGAAACATTCACAAGAAGGAAGCCAACCGATGAGATCTTCATTGGAGAAATGAGACTAAATCAATGGGTT
- the LOC121052758 gene encoding asparagine synthetase [glutamine-hydrolyzing] 3-like — MTRLRHHGPDWSGLHCHGDCYLAHHRLAIVDPASGDQPLYNEDETVIVAVNVEIYNHKQLKETLKGHQFRTGSDCEVIAHLYEEHGEEFVDMLDRMFSFVLLGTRDNTFM; from the exons ATGACTAG GTTGCGGCATCATGGTCCTGATTGGAGCGGGTTGCATTGCCATGGGGATTGTTACCTTGCTCATCATCGATTGGCTATTGTGGACCCTGCCTCAGGAGATCAGCCGCTCTACAACGAGGACGAGACCGTCATTGTCGCG GTTAATGTTGAGATATATAACCACAAGCAATTGAAAGAAACGTTGAAGGGTCATCAATTTCGAACTGGCAGTGATTGTGAAGTGATAGCGCACCTT TACGAGGAACATGGGGAAGAATTTGTTGACATGCTGGACAGGATGTTCTCCTTTGTCCTCCTTGGTACAAGAGACAACACTTTcatgtaa